One Clostridia bacterium genomic region harbors:
- a CDS encoding TonB-dependent receptor: MRRCGGVVLLVLCIFSSGAFTSATAPAPAIELAGKVTARGRVAIADALVSLITPPQSVIATTRTNADGSFTFPSVRPGSYIIRVQATSLSERRVAVQVSASRSNLITVDLDFAATPEELTVTAERGVVEETHTATQQVNVINGAELAIRVKAVTAQAAQEEEGVTLQRTSPTISGVFVRGLTGNRVNVYVDGVRYSTSAQRGGINTFFNLNQASGLDAIEIIRGASSAQYGSDAIGGTVQLIGVAPLVSDERLFSGKYSAIGTTADASYGSNLQLLYSSKNFGSVLNLDGFRANRLRTGGGVDSHSAFARFFGLPSDLFIGSRLPDTASTQYGGSFKAMWTPAVHTHITASYSRAQQDGGRRYDQTLGGDGNLIADLRNLMSDLFYVRMDKYKLGPVDRASLTYSYNAQREERVNQGGNGNPVAAITHEPERTHVHGVQGLLDKMMFKNDVVLGAEYYQEAIRASSYALDTVSGIATVRRGRVPDRAAYRSGGIYLQDVYSPFRKITLAGAARYSVASYRSRQSDSPLVGGKPLWPDDSLRVGAWTYRVGAVFSPIEPLAFFANASRGFRAPHITDLGTLGLTGSGFEVAAPEIAGLGAMVGDSALRTATSSGLPVAQLKPETSQNYEVGVRAKTKLFSVNVSGFINDINDSITKQALILPASSVGLTLGGVPITSQDPTGTVFVAASSTPVLVRANWDDARIWGLEHRGELRLRSNWQLGTVLTYIHAADKRTGQAPNFEGGTPAPDGYLKLRYTHKRGHWWIEPYVHAALRQERLSTLDIEDRRTGATRSRSSIQNFFRRGATVRGFVSPGTDGVLGNADDQLIATGETLAQIQTRVLGTAAQAPLYDHLPGYMTINLRGGYHIGERQSLVAEFENIGDRIYRGISWGVDAPGRSATVRYTYTF; this comes from the coding sequence ATGCGGCGTTGCGGCGGGGTGGTTCTCCTCGTTCTTTGTATCTTCAGTTCCGGCGCTTTCACTTCAGCTACCGCGCCCGCGCCGGCGATTGAGCTGGCAGGCAAGGTCACGGCCAGAGGTCGAGTTGCGATAGCCGACGCTCTGGTTTCGCTGATTACGCCGCCACAGTCCGTCATTGCAACCACCCGCACGAACGCAGACGGCAGCTTCACATTCCCCTCAGTTCGTCCGGGCAGCTACATCATCCGCGTACAGGCGACTTCTCTTTCGGAGCGGCGCGTTGCAGTACAAGTAAGCGCTTCTCGTTCGAACTTAATCACTGTAGATCTTGATTTCGCGGCTACTCCCGAAGAGCTTACGGTGACTGCCGAGCGCGGTGTCGTGGAGGAAACGCACACGGCCACGCAGCAGGTGAACGTCATCAATGGCGCCGAACTTGCTATTCGAGTGAAGGCGGTTACGGCACAGGCCGCCCAGGAGGAAGAGGGAGTTACCCTGCAACGCACGAGTCCAACCATCTCGGGCGTGTTTGTGAGGGGCCTCACTGGGAACCGTGTGAACGTATACGTTGATGGCGTACGGTACTCGACTTCGGCACAGCGCGGCGGCATCAACACGTTCTTCAATTTGAACCAGGCGAGCGGCCTCGATGCGATCGAGATCATCCGTGGCGCATCGAGCGCGCAGTATGGAAGTGACGCGATTGGCGGGACGGTGCAGTTGATCGGCGTAGCGCCGCTAGTGAGCGATGAGCGATTGTTCAGCGGTAAGTACAGCGCGATCGGCACGACTGCCGACGCGAGTTACGGCTCAAACCTGCAACTCCTCTATAGCAGCAAGAACTTCGGCTCTGTGTTGAACCTCGATGGATTCCGCGCGAACAGGCTTCGCACCGGCGGGGGCGTGGACTCTCATTCGGCCTTCGCGCGATTTTTCGGCTTGCCGTCCGATCTCTTTATAGGCTCGCGACTGCCCGACACTGCCTCTACTCAGTACGGCGGAAGTTTCAAAGCGATGTGGACTCCTGCTGTTCACACCCATATTACGGCCAGCTACAGCCGGGCGCAGCAGGATGGCGGCAGGCGCTACGACCAGACACTCGGGGGCGACGGAAACCTGATCGCAGACCTGCGGAACCTGATGTCCGATCTGTTCTATGTACGGATGGACAAGTACAAGTTAGGTCCGGTGGATCGTGCAAGCCTGACGTACTCGTATAACGCGCAGCGCGAAGAGCGCGTGAACCAGGGCGGAAATGGGAATCCTGTGGCAGCGATTACTCATGAGCCGGAGCGCACGCATGTTCATGGCGTGCAGGGATTGCTGGACAAGATGATGTTCAAGAACGACGTGGTTCTTGGCGCGGAGTATTATCAGGAGGCGATACGCGCGTCATCGTACGCGCTGGATACAGTGAGCGGCATCGCGACCGTTCGCCGTGGCCGCGTTCCAGATCGCGCAGCCTACCGTAGCGGAGGCATCTACCTTCAGGACGTCTACTCGCCTTTCCGCAAGATTACGCTGGCGGGTGCTGCACGTTACAGCGTTGCTTCCTACCGTTCGCGGCAGAGTGACAGCCCGCTTGTTGGCGGCAAGCCGCTGTGGCCAGATGATTCCTTGCGGGTGGGTGCTTGGACCTACCGCGTGGGCGCCGTGTTCTCGCCCATTGAGCCGCTCGCCTTTTTCGCAAATGCCAGCCGCGGCTTTCGTGCGCCGCACATCACGGACCTGGGAACGCTTGGACTAACGGGCTCCGGATTCGAGGTTGCTGCGCCGGAGATCGCAGGACTGGGCGCGATGGTTGGAGACTCGGCATTGCGAACGGCAACCAGTTCAGGGCTGCCGGTTGCGCAACTCAAGCCGGAAACGAGCCAGAATTACGAAGTCGGCGTGCGTGCAAAAACTAAGCTGTTCAGCGTCAATGTCTCCGGCTTCATCAACGACATCAATGACAGCATCACAAAACAGGCCCTGATCCTCCCGGCGAGCTCCGTTGGGCTTACGCTTGGGGGCGTGCCGATCACCTCGCAGGATCCGACCGGAACGGTTTTCGTGGCCGCCAGTTCGACTCCAGTGCTTGTACGCGCCAATTGGGATGATGCGCGGATTTGGGGACTGGAACATCGAGGAGAGCTTCGCCTCCGTTCCAACTGGCAACTGGGAACGGTTCTTACCTACATCCATGCGGCCGACAAACGCACAGGCCAAGCTCCGAATTTTGAAGGCGGGACTCCGGCACCGGACGGTTATTTAAAACTTCGCTATACACACAAGAGAGGGCATTGGTGGATTGAGCCCTATGTTCACGCAGCATTGCGGCAGGAGCGTCTGTCCACCCTGGATATAGAAGACCGTCGCACGGGCGCAACACGCTCCCGGAGCAGCATCCAGAACTTCTTCCGGCGCGGAGCTACGGTCCGCGGCTTCGTGTCGCCGGGAACGGATGGTGTTCTGGGTAACGCCGACGATCAGTTGATTGCGACGGGTGAGACCCTGGCGCAAATCCAAACGCGTGTTCTTGGCACAGCTGCGCAGGCTCCTCTATACGACCATCTCCCCGGTTACATGACCATCAACCTGCGGGGCGGATACCACATTGGCGAGCGGCAGTCACTCGTCGCCGAGTTCGAGAACATAGGCGATCGCATCTACCGCGGTATCAGTTGGGGCGTGGATGCTCCCGGCCGCAGCGCAACTGTTCGCTACACGTACACATTCTAA
- a CDS encoding methylated-DNA--[protein]-cysteine S-methyltransferase, which yields MRENRAMPTLYCTRMSSPVGTLVLAVAERGLVRLEFERSSVASSIAREQIVESAERTQPFVRELEEYFAGMRREFTFPLDLRGTDFQLKCWNALLTIPYGAVRSYAQIAQQVGCAKGFRAVGMANHDNPIAIVVPCHRVLASDGTLGGYAAGLDAKRWLLELEGVRVDFASLRLPFAAAASE from the coding sequence ATGCGCGAGAATCGAGCGATGCCAACGCTCTACTGCACTCGAATGTCTTCGCCGGTAGGAACGCTAGTCCTCGCCGTAGCCGAACGGGGCCTTGTGCGTCTTGAGTTCGAGCGCAGCAGCGTTGCCTCGAGCATCGCACGCGAACAGATTGTCGAGAGCGCCGAGCGCACGCAACCGTTTGTTCGAGAGCTGGAGGAATACTTTGCCGGAATGCGCCGCGAGTTTACCTTCCCGCTCGATCTACGCGGCACCGACTTCCAGCTCAAGTGCTGGAATGCCCTGCTGACGATTCCTTATGGCGCAGTGCGCAGCTACGCGCAGATCGCGCAACAGGTCGGATGTGCAAAGGGATTCCGCGCCGTCGGTATGGCGAACCACGACAACCCCATTGCCATCGTCGTGCCCTGTCATCGCGTGCTCGCCAGCGACGGCACGCTCGGCGGATACGCCGCTGGACTCGATGCCAAGCGTTGGCTACTCGAACTGGAAGGGGTGCGCGTGGATTTTGCCTCGTTGCGATTGCCGTTCGCCGCCGCCGCAAGCGAGTGA
- the purF gene encoding amidophosphoribosyltransferase translates to MFLVLDKLHEECGVVAIYGHAEASKLAYLGLHALQHRGQESAGVASSDGELVHVYKAMGLVADIFNEETLKRVPGRLAIGHTRYSTTGDSALLNAQPIRVECNKGRIALAHNGNLVNAAQIRQRFEKQGSIFQTTSDSEIILHLIAQSREHELPEAIADSLRRVEGAFSVVLITPDHIFAARDSRGFRPLVMGRIPATGAGQKDTIVFASETCAFDLLGAIYEREVKPGELVVVGPEGVYSRFYASSSMPHSSCIFEHVYFSRPDSVVFGRAVQESRELMGRRLAAESPVVADIVVPVPDSGVTAAMGFSHESGIPFAFGLIRNHYVGRTFIEPEQRVRDFGVKLKLNPVRSVLEGKSIVLVDDSIVRGTTSRKIVRMIRDAGAVEVHVRISCPPTIGPCYYGVDTPERRHLIAANKTVDEIREYIGADSLAFLSLEGLREACAEGGETQYCTGCYTGRYPTNFVAVHQIQTAEEIAKAK, encoded by the coding sequence ATGTTTTTAGTTCTCGACAAGTTGCATGAGGAATGTGGCGTTGTGGCCATCTACGGCCATGCTGAGGCCTCTAAGCTGGCCTATCTCGGCCTTCATGCGCTACAGCATCGCGGTCAGGAATCGGCCGGCGTCGCCTCGTCCGACGGTGAACTCGTGCACGTTTACAAAGCCATGGGCCTTGTTGCCGATATCTTCAACGAGGAAACGCTCAAGCGCGTTCCCGGCCGCCTTGCCATCGGACACACCCGCTACTCCACGACCGGCGACTCCGCACTTCTGAATGCCCAGCCTATCCGCGTTGAGTGCAACAAGGGACGTATCGCTCTCGCCCACAACGGCAATTTGGTGAATGCCGCCCAGATTCGTCAGCGATTTGAAAAGCAGGGAAGCATATTCCAGACGACCAGCGATTCCGAGATCATCCTGCACCTCATCGCGCAGTCGCGCGAGCACGAGTTGCCGGAGGCCATTGCCGATTCGCTACGTCGCGTGGAGGGTGCGTTCTCAGTCGTTCTCATCACGCCTGACCACATCTTTGCCGCGCGGGACTCGCGTGGTTTCCGCCCGCTTGTGATGGGCCGCATTCCGGCAACGGGCGCTGGACAGAAGGACACGATCGTCTTTGCCTCAGAAACCTGCGCCTTCGATCTTCTCGGCGCCATCTACGAACGCGAAGTTAAACCCGGCGAGTTGGTCGTCGTCGGACCAGAAGGCGTTTACTCACGCTTCTACGCGTCCTCTTCAATGCCGCACTCGAGTTGCATCTTCGAGCACGTGTATTTCTCGCGTCCGGACAGCGTCGTGTTTGGCCGCGCAGTGCAGGAGAGTCGCGAACTGATGGGCCGCCGTCTTGCCGCTGAATCGCCAGTCGTGGCCGACATCGTCGTGCCTGTGCCAGATTCGGGCGTCACCGCAGCAATGGGCTTTTCGCACGAGAGCGGGATTCCGTTCGCCTTCGGTCTTATTCGGAACCACTACGTCGGTCGCACTTTCATCGAACCCGAACAGCGCGTGCGGGACTTTGGCGTCAAGCTCAAGCTCAACCCAGTGCGCAGCGTGCTCGAAGGCAAGAGCATCGTGCTCGTGGACGACTCCATTGTCCGTGGCACCACCAGTCGCAAGATCGTCCGCATGATCCGGGACGCCGGAGCCGTCGAAGTGCATGTACGCATCTCATGCCCTCCGACCATTGGCCCTTGCTACTACGGCGTTGACACACCCGAGCGCCGTCACCTCATCGCCGCCAACAAGACCGTTGATGAGATTCGCGAGTACATTGGCGCCGACTCGCTCGCCTTTCTCTCGCTCGAAGGGCTTCGGGAAGCCTGTGCCGAGGGCGGCGAAACCCAATACTGCACCGGTTGCTACACCGGTCGCTATCCGACAAACTTTGTCGCCGTTCATCAGATACAGACGGCAGAAGAAATCGCAAAAGCGAAATAG
- the purL gene encoding phosphoribosylformylglycinamidine synthase subunit PurL, protein MTSADKQPSITPEVIRDHGIRPDEYQRILKWLGREPSLTELGIFSVMWSEHCSYKSSRVHLKRLPTRSKLVVQGPGENAGIIDIGDGWACAFKIESHNHPSFIEPFQGAATGVGGILRDIFTMGARPVAVMDSLRFGPITQDAANTTDQETIHRNHSIMEGVVSGVASYGNCFGVPNLGGETKFEPCYNGNPLLNAFALGLVRREKIFYAKAAGAGNPVIYVGSKTGRDGIHGATMASEEFSEGSEAKRPNVQVGDPFMEKLLLEACVEAMETGAVVGIQDMGAAGLTCSTCEMGGRGGVGLEIELDLVPQRETGMTSYEIMLSESQERMLLVADKGREEEVFAVFRKWGLDAVTIGRVINENKMRVLQHGQVVAEIPNDALTDDAPLYHRPMEPWVSPLPPTRPEHVSIGGAVDLEANLKRLLASPNICDKHWVYEQYDSMVQTNTVEGPGREAGVIRIKGTNRGLAMALDGNGRWCYLSPKLGAMHAVAEACRNVACSGATPVAATNCLNFGNPEKPPIMGQFSEVIDGITEACEKLATPITGGNVSFYNETLGEGIYPTPVIGIVGTIEDINRAGRPEFAAPGRVLVLLNGSSPVSAAEAETRLGSSEYAKEILGAIWGLPPALDLDKELALQKALIEIIGAGLADSAKDVSEGGLAVTLAEAGFTRGIGVDVQLRSDGYSPEYLLFGENASRVLLSCDSKQLGRIQQVASNHGITCSQIGTTAADGFSISIDGAKVLSAKVPELRQVWSSALERALHTETEERLVPAVLQRS, encoded by the coding sequence ATGACTTCCGCAGATAAACAGCCATCCATTACGCCGGAGGTCATCCGCGACCACGGAATCCGTCCAGACGAATATCAACGAATCCTGAAGTGGCTCGGACGCGAACCCTCGCTCACGGAGCTGGGCATCTTCAGCGTCATGTGGAGCGAGCACTGCTCCTATAAGTCTTCGCGGGTACACCTAAAGCGTCTGCCCACGCGCAGCAAACTGGTTGTGCAGGGACCGGGAGAGAACGCCGGCATCATCGACATCGGCGATGGTTGGGCGTGCGCCTTCAAGATCGAGTCGCACAACCATCCATCGTTTATTGAACCTTTCCAGGGAGCTGCCACCGGCGTCGGCGGCATTCTGCGAGACATCTTCACGATGGGCGCGCGTCCTGTGGCGGTTATGGATTCGCTGCGTTTCGGTCCGATTACCCAAGATGCGGCAAATACGACCGACCAGGAAACGATTCATCGCAACCACTCCATCATGGAGGGAGTGGTCAGCGGCGTTGCCTCGTACGGCAACTGCTTCGGTGTGCCTAACCTCGGCGGCGAAACAAAGTTTGAGCCCTGCTACAACGGCAATCCTCTGCTCAACGCCTTTGCGCTAGGCCTCGTGCGCCGCGAAAAGATTTTTTATGCCAAGGCTGCAGGGGCAGGCAATCCCGTCATCTACGTCGGATCGAAGACCGGACGCGACGGCATTCACGGCGCGACCATGGCCAGCGAAGAGTTCAGTGAAGGCTCCGAGGCGAAGCGTCCCAACGTTCAGGTGGGCGACCCATTCATGGAGAAGCTCCTGCTTGAAGCGTGCGTTGAAGCCATGGAGACTGGAGCCGTCGTCGGCATTCAGGATATGGGTGCTGCGGGCCTTACCTGCTCAACCTGTGAGATGGGCGGACGCGGTGGCGTTGGCCTTGAGATCGAGCTCGACCTTGTTCCTCAGCGCGAAACCGGCATGACCTCCTACGAGATCATGCTTAGCGAATCACAGGAGCGCATGCTCCTCGTCGCCGACAAGGGCCGCGAAGAGGAAGTGTTCGCAGTCTTCCGCAAGTGGGGACTCGATGCTGTCACGATCGGCCGCGTGATTAACGAGAACAAGATGCGCGTGTTGCAACACGGCCAGGTCGTTGCTGAAATTCCCAACGACGCGCTGACCGATGACGCGCCGCTCTACCATCGTCCGATGGAGCCTTGGGTTTCTCCTCTTCCGCCGACCCGTCCCGAGCACGTCAGCATCGGAGGCGCGGTCGACTTGGAAGCGAACTTGAAGCGCCTGCTCGCCAGTCCCAACATCTGCGACAAGCACTGGGTTTACGAGCAGTATGATTCCATGGTCCAGACCAATACGGTCGAGGGACCCGGCCGTGAAGCCGGAGTCATTCGCATCAAGGGCACGAATCGCGGCTTGGCCATGGCGCTCGACGGCAACGGACGCTGGTGCTATCTCTCGCCGAAGCTTGGCGCAATGCACGCCGTCGCGGAAGCCTGCCGCAACGTAGCCTGTTCCGGCGCGACGCCCGTGGCCGCCACTAATTGCCTCAACTTTGGAAATCCTGAGAAGCCGCCCATCATGGGGCAGTTCTCGGAAGTGATCGACGGCATCACCGAAGCGTGCGAAAAGCTGGCGACGCCCATTACCGGCGGCAATGTCAGTTTCTACAACGAGACGCTCGGCGAGGGAATTTACCCGACGCCCGTGATCGGAATCGTCGGCACCATCGAAGATATCAACCGCGCAGGCAGGCCCGAGTTCGCCGCGCCCGGCCGCGTCCTCGTGCTGCTCAATGGCTCTTCGCCCGTCTCCGCCGCCGAGGCGGAAACGCGTCTTGGCTCCTCGGAATACGCCAAGGAAATTCTCGGCGCGATCTGGGGACTGCCCCCAGCGCTCGATCTCGACAAGGAATTGGCACTGCAAAAGGCGCTGATCGAAATCATCGGCGCTGGCCTCGCGGACTCCGCCAAGGACGTCTCCGAAGGTGGATTGGCCGTCACTCTGGCCGAAGCTGGATTCACTCGCGGCATTGGAGTTGACGTTCAACTCAGGTCAGATGGCTATTCACCCGAGTACCTGCTTTTCGGTGAAAACGCCAGTCGCGTGCTGCTTTCGTGCGACTCGAAGCAGCTCGGGAGAATCCAACAAGTAGCGTCGAATCACGGCATAACCTGCTCACAAATTGGCACTACAGCGGCCGACGGGTTCTCCATCTCGATCGATGGCGCGAAGGTTCTTTCCGCCAAAGTGCCGGAGTTGCGGCAGGTATGGTCATCGGCTTTGGAACGGGCGCTACACACGGAAACGGAAGAGCGCCTGGTTCCGGCGGTGCTGCAGCGCAGTTGA
- the selB gene encoding selenocysteine-specific translation elongation factor, whose product MKSVIVGTAGHIDHGKTALVRALTGIDTDRLEEEKRRGITIDLGFAHLELPTAGDSVRLGFVDVPGHERFVRNMLAGVGGIDLVLLVISAEESIKPQTREHFDICRLLSVRRGITVLTKSDLVDPETLEVVRMEVEEFVRGSFLDASQSPIIAVSAKNGEGLDVLRTELARVANEVSGKNTKAPLRLPIDRVFSIKGFGTVVTGTMNSGRVRREQEIELLPSAERLRVRGVQVHGNSADEAVAGQRTALNLAGVGTEELARGMMLAEAGLFRPTRTVGVSLSLLPTAKPLKDRARVHFHAYTAEMLAEVVLLGTKELLPGTTGLAELRLTDPILLLPEDRFIVRQFSPVVTIGGGVVLENTSAKRLTMALRREALQVLADVGHGASLETRVAAMGQRGMTFHDAVARTGWTRVELEEKLRSAQPVRRIAEALIHDRALEEIRREIVGAIETFHKQNPLSPGMNIQELRGGFEDVLPEVFAASFDALLQEKMIEVTGDIVRAAGRGIVMRDDEAEAKQKIETAFATAGLKVPALKDVLASVNVDRTRAHKIMTLLLRDKVLVKLTDELVFHRDALDGLRQQMALEKAKSAKIDVARFKDMTGVTRKYAIPLLEYLDREKVTRRVGDERVIL is encoded by the coding sequence ATGAAGTCCGTCATCGTTGGCACCGCCGGACATATCGACCATGGCAAGACGGCGCTGGTGCGCGCGCTCACCGGCATCGATACCGATCGCCTGGAAGAGGAGAAGCGCCGCGGCATCACCATCGACCTTGGCTTTGCGCATCTTGAGCTACCCACGGCAGGCGATTCCGTTCGGCTCGGCTTTGTGGACGTGCCGGGGCACGAACGCTTCGTGCGCAATATGCTCGCCGGAGTGGGCGGCATCGACCTGGTGCTGCTGGTAATCTCCGCTGAAGAATCTATCAAGCCGCAGACGCGCGAACACTTCGACATCTGCCGTCTGCTCTCCGTGCGGCGCGGCATTACGGTGTTGACGAAGTCCGACCTGGTGGACCCCGAGACGTTGGAAGTGGTTCGCATGGAAGTAGAGGAGTTTGTTCGCGGCTCCTTCCTCGATGCGTCGCAGTCGCCGATTATTGCGGTGAGCGCAAAGAACGGCGAGGGACTGGACGTGCTGCGAACGGAGTTGGCGCGCGTAGCGAACGAGGTTTCGGGCAAGAACACCAAAGCTCCGCTTCGCCTGCCGATCGACCGCGTGTTCAGCATAAAAGGCTTCGGTACGGTAGTGACAGGCACGATGAACTCCGGGCGTGTGCGGCGCGAGCAGGAAATCGAACTGCTTCCTTCCGCCGAACGCTTGCGTGTGCGCGGCGTACAGGTGCATGGCAACTCTGCCGATGAAGCTGTCGCCGGACAGCGCACGGCGCTGAACCTCGCGGGCGTGGGCACCGAGGAACTTGCGCGCGGCATGATGCTGGCCGAAGCTGGGCTGTTCCGCCCGACGCGCACGGTTGGAGTTTCACTCTCGCTGCTGCCGACGGCCAAGCCTCTGAAGGACCGCGCACGCGTTCACTTCCACGCTTACACGGCAGAGATGCTGGCGGAGGTCGTGCTGCTCGGCACTAAGGAACTGCTGCCGGGGACGACGGGCCTGGCCGAACTTCGGCTGACTGACCCCATACTGCTGTTGCCCGAGGATCGTTTCATCGTCCGGCAATTCTCTCCCGTGGTGACGATTGGCGGTGGAGTAGTACTGGAAAATACCTCCGCCAAGCGACTGACGATGGCGTTGCGCCGCGAGGCATTGCAGGTACTTGCAGACGTAGGTCACGGGGCATCGCTGGAAACGCGAGTGGCGGCGATGGGACAGCGCGGAATGACGTTTCACGACGCCGTGGCTCGCACCGGGTGGACGCGCGTCGAACTCGAAGAAAAGCTGCGGAGCGCGCAGCCAGTGCGGCGCATTGCAGAAGCATTGATACATGATCGTGCGCTGGAGGAGATTCGGCGCGAGATCGTTGGGGCAATCGAGACCTTTCATAAGCAGAATCCGCTGTCGCCTGGGATGAACATTCAGGAACTGCGTGGAGGCTTCGAAGACGTGCTGCCGGAGGTCTTTGCGGCAAGCTTCGATGCGCTACTGCAGGAGAAAATGATCGAGGTAACTGGAGACATCGTGCGCGCCGCCGGACGCGGCATCGTCATGAGGGACGACGAGGCGGAGGCGAAGCAAAAGATTGAAACTGCATTCGCCACAGCCGGACTGAAGGTTCCGGCCCTGAAGGACGTACTGGCAAGCGTGAACGTGGACCGCACTCGCGCGCATAAGATCATGACGTTGCTGCTGCGTGACAAAGTCCTGGTAAAGCTTACGGACGAACTGGTCTTCCATCGCGATGCGCTGGATGGCTTGCGCCAGCAGATGGCGCTGGAGAAGGCGAAATCGGCAAAGATCGACGTCGCCCGATTCAAGGACATGACGGGAGTTACTCGCAAATACGCGATCCCCCTGCTCGAATACCTGGATCGCGAGAAGGTGACGCGCCGAGTGGGTGATGAGCGGGTGATTCTCTAG
- a CDS encoding GNAT family N-acetyltransferase, with protein MLKIRPATSDDVALILQFIRDLAEYEREPQAAVATEQDILRDGFGPEPKFRCVIAEWEGKPAGFAFFFYNYSTWQGRPGLYLEDLFVKPEFRGKGIGKALLLYLAKKAVSENCGRFQWQVLDWNTPAIDFYKSLGAEIMTTWLTMRVEGEALDRLAGMAEKTAK; from the coding sequence ATGCTAAAGATCCGTCCGGCGACGAGCGACGATGTCGCCCTAATTTTGCAGTTCATCCGCGACCTTGCCGAGTATGAGCGCGAGCCGCAAGCTGCGGTTGCGACCGAGCAGGACATTCTGCGCGACGGCTTTGGGCCGGAGCCGAAATTCCGCTGCGTCATCGCCGAGTGGGAAGGCAAGCCGGCGGGATTTGCGTTCTTCTTTTACAACTATTCGACCTGGCAGGGACGACCGGGCTTGTACCTCGAGGACCTATTTGTGAAGCCGGAGTTTCGCGGCAAAGGGATCGGCAAGGCGCTGCTGCTTTATCTCGCGAAGAAGGCGGTTAGCGAGAACTGCGGTCGCTTCCAGTGGCAGGTGCTCGACTGGAACACGCCGGCAATCGATTTCTACAAGTCGCTTGGGGCGGAAATTATGACCACGTGGCTGACGATGCGCGTGGAAGGCGAAGCACTCGACAGGCTCGCCGGCATGGCGGAGAAGACAGCGAAGTAG
- the trmFO gene encoding methylenetetrahydrofolate--tRNA-(uracil(54)-C(5))-methyltransferase (FADH(2)-oxidizing) TrmFO codes for MAQRIKIIGGGLAGPEAAWQCARRGLAVELYEMRPVRKTAAHETPDFAELVCSNSLKSDSENTAPWLLKEEMRRSGSLLMEVARETAVPAGHALAVDREMFARKVTEAIEREPLITVRREEVTRIDEQNELTVIATGPLTSDALAQEIARLTSTNAADSTCAGNDAQLYFYDSISPIVEADSIDESKVYRAARYNKGTADYINCPMNAEEYNRFIDALTEAQSVDGHEWEKLNYFEGCLPIEEIARRGRDTLRFGPMKPVGLDDPRTGRWPYAVVQLRQENLRADSYNLVGFQNHLKFGEQARILRMIPGLENAKFVRYGQIHRNTYINAPALLRETLQMKEHPRVLFAGQISGVEGYVESIATGLLAGVAAAVLAKGDEPVAAPRATAFGSLMNYICHAESKHFQPANITFDLLQPLDEATRRRVRDKKERHRMVCERALQELDGWLSAVGD; via the coding sequence ATGGCACAGCGAATCAAGATCATCGGTGGAGGTCTTGCGGGGCCGGAGGCAGCGTGGCAGTGTGCGCGACGGGGACTCGCGGTCGAGTTGTACGAGATGCGTCCTGTGCGCAAGACGGCGGCGCATGAGACGCCCGACTTCGCCGAATTGGTCTGCTCGAATTCGCTCAAGAGCGATAGTGAAAATACCGCGCCGTGGCTGCTCAAGGAAGAGATGCGGCGCTCTGGATCGCTGCTGATGGAAGTTGCTCGCGAAACCGCCGTGCCTGCCGGTCACGCGCTGGCCGTGGATCGCGAGATGTTTGCGCGGAAGGTAACGGAGGCTATCGAGCGCGAGCCTCTGATCACGGTGCGGCGCGAGGAAGTGACGCGCATCGATGAGCAGAACGAATTGACGGTTATCGCGACAGGGCCGCTGACCTCGGACGCGCTGGCGCAGGAGATTGCGCGGCTGACTTCGACCAACGCGGCAGACTCCACCTGTGCGGGCAACGACGCGCAACTGTACTTCTACGATTCCATCAGCCCGATTGTGGAGGCCGACTCCATCGACGAGTCGAAGGTGTATAGGGCCGCACGCTACAACAAGGGCACGGCGGACTACATCAATTGTCCGATGAACGCCGAGGAGTACAACCGATTTATCGACGCCCTCACAGAAGCGCAGTCGGTTGATGGACACGAGTGGGAGAAGCTGAACTATTTCGAAGGCTGCCTGCCGATCGAGGAGATAGCACGGCGCGGGCGCGACACTTTGCGCTTTGGGCCGATGAAACCCGTTGGACTTGACGATCCGCGCACGGGCAGGTGGCCCTACGCGGTCGTGCAACTACGACAAGAAAATCTGCGCGCCGATTCCTATAACCTCGTCGGATTTCAGAACCACCTGAAGTTCGGCGAGCAGGCACGCATCCTGCGCATGATTCCCGGCCTGGAGAACGCAAAGTTCGTTCGCTACGGACAGATCCATCGCAATACGTACATCAACGCGCCGGCGTTGCTGCGCGAGACGCTACAGATGAAAGAGCATCCGCGCGTGCTTTTCGCGGGCCAGATCTCGGGCGTGGAAGGTTACGTTGAGTCAATTGCTACGGGCTTGCTGGCAGGCGTGGCCGCGGCGGTGCTGGCGAAGGGCGACGAGCCTGTTGCCGCTCCGCGGGCAACGGCATTCGGTTCGCTGATGAACTACATTTGTCATGCTGAGTCGAAGCACTTCCAGCCGGCAAACATCACGTTTGACCTGCTGCAACCGCTGGACGAGGCCACTCGCCGGCGCGTGCGCGACAAAAAAGAGCGGCATCGGATGGTTTGCGAGCGCGCCCTGCAAGAGCTTGATGGATGGCTCTCAGCAGTCGGTGATTAG